Proteins found in one Anopheles aquasalis chromosome 3, idAnoAquaMG_Q_19, whole genome shotgun sequence genomic segment:
- the LOC126576939 gene encoding synaptic vesicle glycoprotein 2C-like translates to MVESETDQNLSKYTDVKDGRVANGDSKDHPSAGVVASSLQEKSLVPASQHLNGAPDRSSVSKQLEANGGTVPDPERGAYSIKADFEQAIELTGYGRFHYILLAICGLVSTSEEMDVISMSFILPSAQCDLDLNTQSKGWLNSIIFIGMMLGAYAWGSVADSLGRKKVLIVISIMNALCIVASSFSQTFEVFMVFRFLNGVALGGSGPVIWPYFAEFQPKSKRGSMLSFMAAFWTIGNLLVAGLAWLIIPTGIGIHTPAFTYNSWRIFLLVCSIPSFIVAALLLYLPESPKFLLSQGKFEEALSIFRGIYVTNTGKPKEHYPVRELLIDDELRAELEAVTKPIKNKYKRMLYDILDNSKQVFMSPILKFTAISITINFTFHIGYYGLMMWFPELFNRFDEFTRAHPGVEDAGVCQVTDYVVGMGSHSQSGVCSSTIPSTVFMESLITVAAALPANVIAVLGMDRLGRKFFLVFSTMAAGACSASMYFVTNKHQNLAVSAVFSGVISMGNASLDCLITEVFPTNLRATGVAISMVAARLGGIIGNVVIATLLDLYCPAPTFIVAVLLAGGGLMCLFLPNTTRTALS, encoded by the exons ATGGTAGAAAGTGAAACCGATCAGAACCTATCAAAGT ACACCGATGTAAAGGACGGCAGAGTAGCAAACGGAGACAGCAAGGATCATCCGTCGGCGGGAGTTGTAGCGAGCTCCCTGCAGGAGAAATCTCTGGTCCCCGCTTCGCAGCATCTGAATGGTGCCCCCGACCGGAGTAGCGTCAGCAAGCAGCTCGAAGCCAACGGCGGTACGGTTCCGGACCCCGAAAGGGGCGCCTACTCGATCAAGGCGGACTTCGAGCAGGCGATAGAGCTTACTGGTTATGGCAGATTCCACTACATCCTACTAGCAATATGTGGCCTGGTGAGCACGAGCGAGGAGATGGACGTCATCTCGATGTCGTTCATCTTGCCCTCGGCCCAGTGCGATCTCGACCTCAACACGCAGAGCAAAGGCTGGCTGAACTCGATCATATTCATCGGTATGATGCTTGGCGCGTATGCCTGGGGAAGCGTTGCCGATTCGCTGGGTAGAAAAAAGGTGCTGATCGTTATCTCCATCATGAACGCACTGTGCATCGTcgcgtcctccttctcccagACGTTCGAGGTGTTTATGGTCTTCCGGTTTCTCAACGGTGTGGC GCTCGGAGGCAGTGGTCCAGTCATTTGGCCATACTTTGCGGAGTTCCAGCCCAAATCGAAGCGTGGATCCATGCTCAGCTTTATGGCCGCCTTCTGGACGATAGGCAATCTGCTGGTAGCAGGACTAGCGTGGTTGATCATTCCCACCG GAATAGGAATTCATACGCCGGCCTTTACCTACAACTCATGGCGAATCTTCTTGCTCGTCTGCTCCATTCCCTCGTTCATCGTGGCCGCTCTGCTACTGTACCTACCCGAGTCGCCCAAGTTTTTACTGTCTCAGGGCAAGTTTGAAGAGGCGCTTAGTATCTTCCGCGGTATCTACGTGACAAACACGGGCAAACCGAAGGAACACTACCCGGTCCGGgagctgctgatcgatgatgAGCTTCGCGCCGAACTGGAAGCTGTCACGAAGCCGATCAAGAACAAGTACAAACGGATGTTGTACGACATTCTGGACAACAGCAAGCAGGTGTTTATGTCACCGATCCTCAAGTTTACGGCCATATCGATTACGATCAACTTCACGTTCCACATCGGTTACTACGGACTGATGATGTGGTTCCCGGAGCTGTTCAACCGTTTCGATGAGTTCACCCGTGCCCATCCCGGTGTAGAGGATGCGGGCGTCTGTCAGGTAACGGACTATGTCGTCGGTATGGGCTCCCACTCACAGTCGGGCGTATGCTCCTCCACCATACCGAGCACGGTATTCATGGAGTCACTCATCACGGTGGCGGCTGCCCTGCCGGCGAACGTGATTGCCGTGCTGGGCATGGATCGCCTTGGCCGAAAATTCTTTCTCGTGTTCAGCACGATGGCCGCGGGTGCCTGCTCAGCGTCGATGTACTTCGTCACCAACAAACACCAGAATCTCGCCGTATCGGCCGTCTTCAGTGGCGTTATCTCGATGGGTAACGCCTCGCTCGACTGCCTGATCACGGAAGTATTTCCAACGAATTTACG TGCTACCGGAGTTGCAATCTCGATGGTGGCCGCACGGTTAGGCGGTATTATCGGTAACGTGGTCATTGCTACGCTGCTCGATCTGTACTGCCCAGCGCCAACGTTCATTGTGgccgtgctgctggccggtggtggtctaaTGTGTCTGTTCCTGCCTAACACAACTCGAACGGCGCTTTCGTAA